The Nostoc sp. NIES-3756 DNA window TCGGTGACAAACTGGTATAAACTGCCGAGCGAGTCTGTATTAATAATTTATGATGATTTAGATTTACCTTTAGGTAAAACTCGCCTGCGCTTGTCTGGTTCGGCGGGGGGACACAACGGTATGAAAAGTGCGATCGCTCATCTTAGCACGCAAAATTTCCCCCGCTTACGTATCGGTATAGGTAAACCGAAAAACGCAGCTAATGGGGATAACTCAGACACTGTTGCTCATGTGTTAGGTAAATTTTCTACTACCGAAACTCAACTTATGTCCCTTGTCTTACAGTTCGTTGTTGAATGTGTAGAACTGAGTCTCAAACAGGGGGTAGAAAAGGCGATGAATCGTTGTAATAGTTATACTGCGGAAATACCTAAATCTTAGAGTGTCGCTTTTTTGTTGTTATGAGCTATTGCTCTATCACCTAAGTTGGAAAAACTCACAAAAACTCTATCCTCATCTGGGTAGAGTTTTTTATTAAACTTAACTATATGTAAAACGATATACACACACCCCTATCAGGGGTGCGGCACATCTTGCTTTATTATTGTCACAATCGTGGCAACTTAATTGTTGCTTGTTTAGGTCATGTCCTCAAGCAACGCCGCCCACATAAACCACATAGATTTATTTAAAACGACGCTTGCGTCTTGCAGCCACTGCCTTACGTTTGCGTTTTTCTAACGGTGTTTCAAAATGCCGATGATACTTAACATCCGCTAAGATGCCAGCTTTAGAAACTTGGCGCTTGAACCGACGTAGCGCTGAATCTATACCTTCGTTTTCTCCTAATACCACTTGGGTCATTCGTTTTCCTCATTGATCAATAGTATCCATTGTAATAGTAGCCTCAAACTTAACCAAACTTGTTGGTTATTGGTCAGTTGTCAGTTGTCATTAGGCATTATTCCACAGTTATTCTCCCTACTCACTTCTCTGAATTACTGAGTAGACTGTGCATCTTCACAACTGAACCAATAACAGCGATCGCGGGGGCTTCAAATCCTGTTTTTTCTACTAGTTCTACGATTGTTCCTAACTCGCCAATCAATTCTTCTTGTTCGGGACGTGTACCCCAACGGACTAAAGCAATAGGAGTTTCTAAACTTATTCCTGCTTGATTTAACTGTTCCACAATATAAGCTAGGTTGTGGATGCCCATATATATGACAATGGTTTCTGCACCGTGGGCGATCGCTTGCCAATTTACTTTCGGTCTATACTTACCCGCAGACTCATGCCCAGTCACAAAAATTACAGATGAGCTATATAAACGATGGGTTAAGGGAATCCCCGCATAAGCAGGTGCGGCAATTCCAGATGTAATACCCGGCACAACCTCCACTGGCACACCAGCCGCTATCAAGTCAGCCATTTCTTCCCCACCGCGACCGAAAATAAAGGGGTCGCCGCCTTTGAGGCGTACTACAATGGCATGATGTTGGGCTTTTTCGATTAATAATTGGGTTGTTTCGTCCTGCAAGAGTGAATGTCGCC harbors:
- the pth gene encoding aminoacyl-tRNA hydrolase → MTEPVTKSALVIPQLIVGLGNPEPKYDQTRHNIGFAAVDALARAWQIPLAENRKFQGEYGEGIASGGVKIRLLKPLTYMNRSGQSIQSVTNWYKLPSESVLIIYDDLDLPLGKTRLRLSGSAGGHNGMKSAIAHLSTQNFPRLRIGIGKPKNAANGDNSDTVAHVLGKFSTTETQLMSLVLQFVVECVELSLKQGVEKAMNRCNSYTAEIPKS
- the rpsU gene encoding 30S ribosomal protein S21, giving the protein MTQVVLGENEGIDSALRRFKRQVSKAGILADVKYHRHFETPLEKRKRKAVAARRKRRFK
- the cobA gene encoding uroporphyrinogen-III C-methyltransferase — its product is MNRTDNEGKQDLGKVYLVGAGPGDPGLMTVKGKGILECADVVIYDALVSPAILAMINPQAEQINAGKRMGRHSLLQDETTQLLIEKAQHHAIVVRLKGGDPFIFGRGGEEMADLIAAGVPVEVVPGITSGIAAPAYAGIPLTHRLYSSSVIFVTGHESAGKYRPKVNWQAIAHGAETIVIYMGIHNLAYIVEQLNQAGISLETPIALVRWGTRPEQEELIGELGTIVELVEKTGFEAPAIAVIGSVVKMHSLLSNSEK